In Mytilus edulis chromosome 4, xbMytEdul2.2, whole genome shotgun sequence, the following proteins share a genomic window:
- the LOC139521935 gene encoding putative ammonium transporter 3 — translation MNMANNSTTALDSDGAVAIVNNLTWDDATWILTSSFIIFTMQSGFGLLESGAVTRKNEVNIMIKNAADVIFGGISYWMVGFGISFGKDEGSNGFIGVGYFFVDSNGPDMGQLFATFVFQLSFATTATTIVSGAMAERTKLTSYMVYSFFNTYVYCIPAHWVWDKNGFLNKLGCVDIAGSGVVHLCGGTAALVATYLLKPRTGRYENEEQRPILGNPVNTILGLFMLWWGWLGFNCGSTFGISGGKWKLAAKSAVITMNGSVGAGFAGIVLSVILYKGKYDVSTIVNSVLGGMVGVTASCAVIRPWEAVITGAIGGILSVFGTKLLDKMKLDDPVGAISVHGVCGLWGMLAVGIFAQKDKFQNLTMGRNGLVHGGGFYLLGVQVFSCVSIMTWSIFGTFLILWPLKKTVGIRLSLEEEELGADFVEHNIDSNNRNDSNIIFSSRRTSRIPSSVSTITKDSSEIITISENIQNATNRTDQNENNAFYRFLDQVITKMKRNREIAPADDINLL, via the exons ATGAATATGGCAAATAATTCAACTACAGCTTTAGACTCTGATGGTGCCGTAGCTATTGTAAATAACTTAACATGGGACGATGCAACGTGGATATTAACCAGTTCTTTCATTATTTTCACTATGCAATCAG GTTTTGGGCTCTTAGAATCCGGTGCCGTGACCAGGAAAAATGAGGTAAACATAATGATTAAAAATGCTGCCGATGTTATATTTGGTGGCATTAGTTACTGGATGGTAGGATTTGGAATAAGTTTTGGAAAAGACGAAGGATCAAATGGATTTATTGGAGTAGGATATTTTTTCGTTGACTCTAATGGCCCGGATATGGGTCAGTTATTTGCAACATTTGTCTTTCAGTTATCATTTGCAACCACAGCAACAACTATAGTGTCCGGTGCAATGGCTGAACGAACTAAATTAACATCCTACATGGTATACAGTTTCTTTAACACTTATGTTTACTGTATACCAGCGCATTGGGTGTGGGACAAAAATGGATTCTTGAACAAATTAGGATGCGTAGATATTGCAGGGTCAGGAGTTGTACATCTATGTGGAGGAACGGCTGCATTGGTAGCTACGTATTTGTTAAAACCTCGTACAGGAAGATACGAGAATGAAGAACAACGACCTATATTAGGAAACCCAGTCAATACAATACTTGGATTATTTATGTTATG GTGGGGATGGCTTGGGTTTAATTGTGGAAGTACTTTCGGAATATCAGGAGGTAAATGGAAGCTAGCTGCCAA ATCAGCTGTTATAACCATGAATGGATCTGTAGGCGCAGGATTTGCTGGTATTGTTTTAAG tgtaaTTTTATACAAGGGTAAATATGATGTTTCAACAATAGTTAACAGTGTCTTAGGTGGGATGGTTGGTGTTACAGCAAGTTGTGCAGTTATACGACCGTGGGAAGCTGTGATAACGGGTGCTATTGGTGGTATTTTAAGTGTATTCGGAACAAAACTACTTGACAAGATGAAACTTGACGACCCTGTTGGTGCAATTTCTGTCCATGGCGTATGTGGATTGTGG GGTATGTTAGCTGTTGGTATATTTGCACAGAAGGATAAATTTCAGAATTTGACAATGGGAAGAAACGGTCTAGTTCACGGTGGAGGGTTCTATTTATTAGGTGTACAGGTGTTTTCATGCGTTTCCATTATGACATGGTCGATATTTGGAACTTTTCTTATATTATGG CCATTGAAGAAGACTGTTGGTATTCGACTGTCTCTAGAAGAAGAAGAATTAGGTGCAGATTTCGTGGAACACAATATAGACAGCAACAACAGAAATGATTCCAACATCATATTTTCGTCTAGACGTACCAGTCGAATTCCGTCATCAGTTTCAACTATAACAAAAGATAGCTCCGAAATTATCACAATTTCCGAAAACATTCAAAATGCAACAAATAGAACTGATCAGAACGAAAATAATGCTTTTTATAGGTTTCTTGATCAGgttataacaaaaatgaaaagaaatcgTGAAATTGCACCTGCAGACGATATAAATTTGCTGTGA